Part of the Tamandua tetradactyla isolate mTamTet1 chromosome 11, mTamTet1.pri, whole genome shotgun sequence genome, ttaaatgtgatgTCTACGGGTCCCACAAGGCACAAACATCCTCACCAGGACCAAATAATTCCAGTGGCGGTGGGAAGGCAGGTCTGGGGAGGGGATGGTGGCATCTGAGGTTTCCGAGGGCTGCTGGGCAAGCGAATGAAGCAGCCTGGTCTGCGAGGGGCCTCCTGGGTGTGTCCCAGAATCACTCGCTCTCTGAGTCAGAATAGTCCGCTACGAGGGAGGAGCTGAGGCTGGAGGGTTGTTGGGGGTGTGGGGTCTCCTGGGTGTCAGCTGTCTCCTGGGATGAGGCTGGCGGGGTCAGTGGCCTGTTGTGGGTGGTCCTCCCCTGGCCCTGCAACCTGCTGGTCTGGGGGCTCTTGGCTGTCTCCTGAGAACAGTCTTGGGGAGATGGGGGCCTGTCCTGGGCCGTCCTCTCGGGCACCTGTGCTTCTCCAGATTTGGGGGTGTCAGCAGTATGCTGGGGGCCCTCCAGGACTTCCCTGGAGCGCCGCCGCACGATGCCCAGGTCCCCGACAGTGATGGGGGAGCTGGCGGGGGCGGGTCTGCGGTTCTGGGCCAACTTCTTCAGGACGCTGCTGGCTTTGCTGCTGGTGCTGGCACTGGGGCCAGGGGCTGAGGGGAACCAGGAACGGCTGATGATCTCTGTCCGCTTGAGTTTCTGCTTGTCCTCATAAGCTGGGAAGGTGAAGAAAGCGTATGTGAGCAGAGATGGGACTCTAGCCAGGGACCCCCTTTGCTTACCCCATCAGCCTCCCTGGGCTCACCCACCCTGACCCCCACGCACAGTCCGGGGTGTGGAACTTGAGCAGAGCGGCGAGCCTGCGGTCGTCCTCCGTCTCGGGCACCAGTGGGATGGCCAGGCTTGCCTTGGCCTGCAGTGCCTGGTcccgctcctcctcctccttgatggctttcttcttttcctggggT contains:
- the YJU2B gene encoding putative splicing factor YJU2B, with amino-acid sequence MGERKGVNKYYPPDFNPEKHGSLNRYHNSHPLRERARKLSQGILIIRFEMPYNIWCDGCKNHIGMGVRYNAEKKKVGNYYTTPIYRFRMKCHLCVNYIEMQTDPASCDYVIVSGAQRKEERWDLADNEQVLTTEHEKKQKLESDAMFRLEHGEADRSTLKKALPTLSHIQEAQSAWKDDFALNSMLRRKFREKKKAIKEEEERDQALQAKASLAIPLVPETEDDRRLAALLKFHTPDSYEDKQKLKRTEIISRSWFPSAPGPSASTSSKASSVLKKLAQNRRPAPASSPITVGDLGIVRRRSREVLEGPQHTADTPKSGEAQVPERTAQDRPPSPQDCSQETAKSPQTSRLQGQGRTTHNRPLTPPASSQETADTQETPHPQQPSSLSSSLVADYSDSESE